One region of Drosophila teissieri strain GT53w chromosome 2L, Prin_Dtei_1.1, whole genome shotgun sequence genomic DNA includes:
- the LOC122615086 gene encoding uncharacterized protein LOC122615086 yields MNNVPHKFRQVCRLCLTLVNECDVAVLQIYDNSSHNNSAPDRISADFRGVASRANCFCSALSPNLCSCNVDNPLSANKNERRNQGTPVPVPVPVPVPSQQTQFQTQTLHQNQTKIHYTPSVPSAADAKSSERERQCQLESDIAERSTVFKSQSSSDHEHIAYSGETPSPSASQSQSQSQSKSEPTLEEEHQHNHNQQSGREETSVNITKISGTDNYGKEHGRDDSSSPHLTFQIFNCLSIKALPNDGLPNVVCGDCRQKLDSFEKFRTMAHNSQIALKEFLNISKNLRPDPNDLETKLDAILKASSEAIAAKALTELSTFSKVKYDHSKLDSTIQPGLDRKIEISNQDMPAHSLYPSLFKSITMKSDQKKSMSGSSHSQFDSKLQKDSEIEKYENLQQQLETAAVLMDISKKIVISPPCSNPQSPCFSAAVDTSIKSSVIKSKRPLNQNEIQDGVEIDLSVKKQKNDYSNQRNAAPIHHFCQTPMLDIQSHLRSEEDFQNYSITINQVGGSDFKSKAPKASTGSLLDSGDSSDSHKLEMDITSSINDRKTPDSLSSDHATDAATTQLWQALARSAAKSKEENQASQIIRSMMSQSYVFPVPSTVSFTKVPEEPIALLKDLSEAQSSKSKPCRRKQSFPTKTDCIDVVNENVTDTYTTSEAAPDDKKDKRNINLFNAIPGAQKDMSCSNCGTLTTTIWRRSVRGEMVCNACGLYFKLHGVNRPHSMRRDTIHTRRRRPKELERSKKKHKQMSSCSSIEPTKPDFLTSRESLAMSGLVLNKFKKEIDDTETAAALKDILLRRKKSNSLPAFNDTCESADLSAPLNLVSSENNAKLT; encoded by the exons atgAATAATGTACCACATAAGTTTCGTCAAGTTTGTCGATTGTGCCTCACATTGGTTAACGAGTGCGATGTTGCAGTACTACAGATTTACGATAATTCGTCGCATAATAATAGTGCCCCAGACAGAATATCGGCCGATTTTCGTGGCGTCGCGAGTCGTGCCAACTGCTTTTGCAGTGCTTTAAGCCCCAATCTGTGCAGTTGCAACGTTGATAACCCGCTATCAGCCAACAAAAATGAACGGCGCAACCAGGGAACACCCGTACCCGTACCCGTGCCTGTGCCCGTTCCAAGCCAGCAGACCCAATTCCAAACCCAAACCCTTcaccaaaaccaaactaaaatcCATTACACGCCAAGTGTGCCTTCTGCTGCGGACGCAAAGTCGAGTGAACGCGAACGCCAATGCCAATTGGAGTCGGACATCGCCGAGAGATCAACAGTATTCAAAAGTCAGTCATCGTCGGATCACGAACATATAGCTTATAGCGGGGAGACGCCATCTCCCTCCGCATCGCAGTCTCAATCCCAATCGCAATCAAAATCGGAACCAACGCTCGAGGAGGAACATCAGCATAATCATAATCAGCAGAGCGGACGCGAAGAGACAAGTGtgaatataacaaaaataagcgGAACCGATAACTACGGCAAAGAGCACGGTCGGGATGATTCATCATCACCACATCTTACATTTCAGATATTCAACTGTCTCTCTATTAAG GCACTGCCTAACGATGGATTACCCAACGTGGTTTGTGGTGACTGCAGACAAAAATTGGATTCCTTCGAAAAGTTTCGAACCATGGCGCACAACTCACAAATAGCTTtgaaagaatttttaaatatatccAAAAATCTGAGACCA gACCCAAATGATTTGGAAACTAAGCTCGATGCAATTTTAAAGGCTTCATCGGAGGCTATAGCGGCAAAAGCTCTGACGGAGTTAAGCACGTTTTCTAAAGTTAAGTACGACCACAGTAAATTAGATTCCACCATCCAGCCTGGCTTGGATCGGAAAATCGAGATTAGCAATCAAGATATGCCAGCACATAGCTTATATCCAAGTTTATTCAAATCAATTACTATGAAAAGCGATCAAAAGAAGTCAATGTCTGGATCCTCACACAGTCAGTTTGATTCAAAACTGCAAAAGGACTCGGAAATcgagaaatatgaaaatctgcagcagcagcttgaaACGGCTGCCGTTTTAATGGATATAAgcaaaaaaattgtaatttccCCTCCATGTTCGAATCCGCAATCTCCGTGTTTTTCTGCAGCTGTAGATACAAGTATTAAAAGTTCTGTGATAAAATCAAAACGTCCATTAAACCAAAATGAAATTCAGGACGGAGTTGAAATTGACCTATCcgtcaaaaaacaaaagaacgATTACTCTAATCAACGGAACGCGGCCCCAATACACCACTTTTGCCAAACTCCAATGCTTGATATTCAGTCACACTTAAGAAGTGAAGAGGATTTTCAAAACTACAGTATTACCATTAACCAAGTTGGTGGGTCCGACTTCAAATCAAAAGCACCCAAGGCGAGTACCGGCTCCTTACTAGACTCTGGCGACAGCTCCGACTCTCACAAACTGGAGATGGACATCACGTCCTCTATAAATGATAGAAAGACTCCGGATAGCCTAAGCTCGGATCACGCCACAGATGCGGCAACCACTCAACTCTGGCAGGCACTGGCCAGATCAGCCG CTAAAAGCAAGGAGGAAAATCAGGCATCACAAATAATTCGCAGTATGATGAGCCAGTCTTACGTGTTTCCGGTTCCGTCGACAGTATCATTTACAAAAGTACCTGAAGAACCCATAGCACTATTAAAG GATCTATCAGAGGCTCAATCCAGCAAATCAAAACCATGTAGAAGAAAACAAAGTTTTCCTACCAAAACTGATTGCATCGATGTAGTTAATGAGAATGTGACTGATACTTATACCACTTCAGAAGCAGCTCCAGATGATAAGAAAGATAAAAGG AACATAAACCTTTTTAATGCCATACCTGGTGCTCAAAAAGATATGTCATGTTCGAATTGTGGCACCCTCACCACAACAATTTGGAGGCGAAGTGTGAGAGGAGAGATGGTTTGCAACGCCTGCGGATTGTACTTCAAGCTGCATGGGGTCAACAGGCCGCATTCAATGAGACGCGATACCATACACACCAGACGCAGGCGTCCTAAAGAATTGGAGCGATCTAAAAAGA aacACAAACAAATGTCATCATGTTCTTCAATAGAACCAACTAAGCCAGATTTCTTGACGTCTAGGGAATCTCTAGCCATGTCTGGCCTGGTTTTAAAT aaattcAAAAAGGAAATTGATGATACCGAGACCGCAGCAGCacttaaagatattttattaagGCGTAAGAAGTCAAATTCTTTGCCGGCGTTTAATGATACCTGTGAAAGTGCGGATCTATCCGCACCGCTTAACCTTGTTTCCAGTGAAAATAATGCAAAGTTAACATAG